One region of Candidatus Neomarinimicrobiota bacterium genomic DNA includes:
- a CDS encoding YifB family Mg chelatase-like AAA ATPase, whose amino-acid sequence MFAQVLSSTVLGIDAYIVKVEVHLEDQVPKFFMVGLPEGAVKESKSRVFSAIKNSGYFYKAKRTTINLAPADIRKEGSAFDLPIAIGLLAGHGHVKHELLEEYILLGELALDGNLRPIHGALPISICAKSNDVRGIILPEKNAKEASLTDELEIIPAKNLRDVVDFLNEEHSIPPYSIDIESIFEEQSQYRIDFTDVKGQEHVKRALEVAAAGGHNIIMIGPPGSGKTMIAKRFPTILPKMALEEALATTKIHSVAGLMPDGEGIIATRPFRSPHHTISDAALVGGGRIPRPGEVSLAHHGVLFLDELPEFKKNVLEVMRQPLENDTVTISRAMVSLSYPANFMLIAAMNPCPCGYATDPTNTCSCSVPQIQKYMSKVSGPLLDRIDIHIEVPAVKFSELSSDRKGEPSESIRSRVQTAREHQLERFQKRKDMFCNADMESKDIRKYCQVGEQSRSLLKAAINKLGLSARAYDRILKVSRTIADLEGAEDIRPEFISEAIQYRSLDRQLWA is encoded by the coding sequence ATGTTTGCACAAGTACTCAGCAGTACGGTACTGGGCATCGATGCCTATATCGTTAAGGTCGAGGTACATCTGGAAGATCAGGTGCCGAAATTTTTCATGGTGGGACTGCCGGAAGGGGCGGTGAAGGAGAGCAAGAGCCGGGTCTTTTCGGCTATTAAGAACTCCGGCTATTTTTATAAAGCCAAGCGCACTACCATCAATCTGGCGCCGGCGGATATCCGCAAGGAAGGTAGCGCATTCGATCTTCCCATCGCTATCGGCTTGCTGGCGGGACACGGTCACGTGAAGCATGAGCTGCTGGAAGAGTATATCCTGCTGGGAGAGCTGGCACTGGACGGCAATCTCCGGCCGATTCACGGCGCGCTGCCAATCTCCATTTGCGCCAAGTCCAATGATGTGAGGGGCATTATCCTCCCGGAGAAGAACGCGAAGGAGGCGTCGCTCACCGACGAGCTGGAGATTATCCCGGCGAAGAATCTCCGGGACGTGGTGGACTTCCTGAACGAGGAACACTCCATTCCGCCGTATTCCATAGATATCGAATCCATATTCGAGGAGCAGTCCCAATACCGCATCGACTTCACCGACGTCAAGGGGCAGGAGCACGTGAAGCGCGCTCTGGAGGTTGCCGCTGCCGGAGGACATAATATTATCATGATTGGGCCGCCCGGTTCCGGGAAAACCATGATAGCCAAGCGATTTCCGACGATCCTTCCAAAGATGGCGCTGGAGGAGGCGCTCGCTACAACGAAAATCCACTCCGTCGCCGGTCTGATGCCGGATGGTGAGGGTATTATTGCAACCCGGCCGTTCCGGAGTCCGCATCACACGATTTCCGACGCCGCATTGGTTGGCGGCGGACGAATTCCGCGTCCCGGCGAAGTCAGCCTGGCGCACCACGGTGTGTTATTCCTGGACGAGCTGCCGGAATTTAAAAAGAACGTGCTGGAGGTCATGCGCCAGCCGCTGGAAAATGATACGGTAACCATCTCCCGGGCTATGGTTTCGTTGTCGTATCCGGCCAACTTCATGTTGATCGCTGCGATGAATCCGTGTCCATGCGGCTACGCCACCGACCCGACCAACACATGCAGCTGTTCCGTCCCACAGATTCAGAAATACATGAGCAAGGTGAGCGGGCCGTTGCTGGATCGGATCGATATCCACATCGAGGTGCCGGCGGTGAAGTTTTCCGAACTGAGCAGCGACCGGAAAGGCGAGCCGTCGGAGTCCATCCGGTCGCGGGTGCAGACCGCCCGGGAGCACCAGCTGGAGCGATTCCAAAAGCGGAAGGATATGTTCTGCAACGCGGATATGGAGAGCAAGGACATCCGCAAGTATTGCCAGGTTGGAGAGCAGAGCCGATCGCTGTTGAAAGCGGCAATCAACAAACTCGGCCTCAGTGCCCGGGCGTACGACCGGATTCTGAAGGTCTCCCGCACCATCGCCGACCTGGAGGGTGCCGAAGACATTCGACCGGAGTTCATCAGCGAGGCCATCCAATACCGGAGTCTGGATCGGCAGTTGTGGGCGTAA
- the tnpA gene encoding IS200/IS605 family transposase → MAHSYAALFIHYIFSAKNRQHLITPDIEPRVWKYLGGIARDNDMKSLAAGGTSNHIHMLVELPRTMFVAKGIQLIKTGSSNWISETFKSLNDFEWQRGYGAFTVSVSRIEPTIEYIKNQKEHHRHRTFKEEYLLFLDKHGVDYDKRYVLD, encoded by the coding sequence ATGGCACATTCGTATGCAGCCCTGTTTATCCATTATATTTTCAGCGCGAAAAACAGACAACACCTCATCACCCCGGACATCGAACCCAGAGTCTGGAAATACCTCGGTGGCATTGCCCGGGATAATGATATGAAATCGCTGGCCGCCGGTGGGACGTCCAATCATATTCACATGCTCGTGGAGCTCCCCCGGACAATGTTTGTGGCGAAAGGCATCCAGCTTATTAAAACCGGATCGTCCAATTGGATTTCGGAGACGTTTAAATCATTGAATGATTTCGAATGGCAAAGAGGGTACGGCGCGTTCACGGTGAGTGTTTCCCGCATTGAACCAACCATCGAATACATTAAAAATCAAAAAGAACACCATCGGCATCGCACGTTCAAAGAAGAATATTTATTGTTTCTGGATAAGCATGGGGTTGATTACGATAAACGGTACGTATTGGATTAA
- a CDS encoding sensor histidine kinase: MGESGELNWIVLFGGTLTILLFIVAILLLSWASHRRLLKAEAFTRQIIDRTSALIVLINSTGNISSFNNAFGSLFKSQLSDNDTQNFFKILPLEQSKIDAIRGGNEVNVESFVVTGGEENVGDRIYIDWIFRPFQFEFGDEQLILATGIDVTQRTQAEEKVRLHQKRLKQLSAQLIHAHEQERERIARELHDEFGQALTAIRVNLTEIEYDIREKKEESLAHRIQDSKALIASSISNMRDLAHELRPSIIDDIGLVAAVRSYGNQFANRLNIGFDFRITGQERKLSHEEEIVIYRIVQEACNNITKHAEAANVWIHISFQDSRVDLTIRDDGKGFEPSRIESNGDIRCGIGLLGMEERVSHIGGQFQVESQVGNGTKIHVSIPEGGGHE; the protein is encoded by the coding sequence ATGGGCGAGAGTGGAGAATTAAATTGGATCGTACTGTTCGGAGGCACGCTCACAATCCTTTTGTTTATTGTGGCGATTTTGCTCCTCTCCTGGGCCAGTCACCGCCGGCTCCTGAAAGCGGAGGCGTTCACCCGGCAGATAATCGACAGAACATCGGCACTCATTGTTTTGATTAATTCCACCGGCAACATTTCCAGTTTCAATAATGCGTTTGGAAGCCTGTTTAAATCGCAACTGTCGGATAATGACACGCAGAATTTTTTTAAGATTCTTCCCCTGGAGCAATCCAAAATTGACGCGATCCGGGGCGGGAATGAAGTCAACGTTGAAAGTTTTGTGGTAACGGGCGGTGAAGAAAACGTAGGGGACAGAATCTATATCGACTGGATTTTCCGTCCGTTTCAGTTTGAGTTTGGCGATGAACAATTAATTCTGGCCACCGGGATTGATGTGACTCAGCGAACTCAGGCGGAAGAAAAGGTACGGTTACACCAGAAGCGATTAAAACAACTCTCCGCCCAATTGATTCACGCACACGAACAGGAACGGGAACGGATCGCACGGGAATTGCACGATGAATTCGGACAAGCGTTGACCGCAATCCGGGTGAATTTAACCGAAATTGAATACGATATCCGCGAGAAGAAAGAAGAAAGCCTGGCCCACCGGATTCAGGACTCGAAGGCATTGATCGCCTCCAGCATCTCGAATATGCGGGATTTGGCACACGAACTCCGCCCGAGTATTATCGATGACATCGGGCTAGTAGCCGCCGTCCGGTCCTATGGAAATCAATTCGCGAACCGGTTAAATATCGGTTTCGATTTTAGAATAACCGGTCAGGAACGGAAACTGTCCCATGAGGAAGAGATTGTCATTTACCGCATTGTCCAGGAGGCGTGTAATAACATCACAAAGCACGCAGAGGCTGCCAACGTATGGATTCACATAAGCTTTCAAGACTCCAGGGTGGATCTGACAATCCGGGATGATGGCAAAGGGTTCGAACCGTCCCGGATTGAATCGAACGGCGACATCCGGTGCGGCATCGGATTGCTGGGTATGGAGGAGCGCGTCTCGCACATCGGCGGGCAATTTCAGGTGGAATCCCAGGTTGGCAATGGAACAAAAATTCACGTCAGTATACCGGAAGGGGGGGGACATGAGTAA
- a CDS encoding response regulator transcription factor, producing MSKIRVVLADDHTVVRESIRDLLNRTNKFEVVGEAATGSETIQLVQEVEPDVTVVDIGMPELNGIEATKQLLRRDEDIKIIILSMYSNEEYISQVFNSGAQGYILKDSASEELIEAIQTVHTGGNYITSKLSTLIVNEYIKPKKKAYDPLDELTEREREVLQLIGEGHTNQQIAEKLFISVKTVETHRTNLSNKLDIHNKSELIRYAVKRGIVTIQ from the coding sequence ATGAGTAAAATCAGAGTGGTACTCGCGGACGACCATACTGTTGTGCGTGAAAGCATCCGTGATCTGCTGAATCGAACAAATAAATTTGAGGTGGTTGGCGAAGCGGCCACCGGATCGGAAACCATTCAACTCGTGCAGGAAGTGGAGCCTGACGTAACCGTAGTAGATATCGGGATGCCTGAGCTAAACGGTATCGAAGCGACAAAACAGCTCCTCCGCCGGGATGAAGATATTAAAATCATTATCCTCTCGATGTATTCCAATGAAGAGTATATCTCGCAGGTCTTTAACTCCGGAGCACAAGGCTATATTCTGAAGGATTCGGCGTCGGAAGAATTAATCGAAGCCATTCAAACCGTTCATACCGGGGGAAACTACATTACATCAAAACTCTCAACTCTCATCGTGAATGAATACATCAAGCCAAAAAAGAAGGCATATGATCCGCTTGATGAACTGACCGAGAGGGAACGCGAGGTCTTGCAACTCATCGGCGAGGGACACACCAACCAACAGATTGCCGAAAAACTGTTTATCAGCGTCAAAACCGTGGAAACCCACCGGACGAACCTCTCTAACAAGCTGGACATCCACAATAAGTCCGAGTTGATTCGATATGCGGTGAAGAGAGGTATCGTCACGATTCAGTAA
- a CDS encoding alpha-N-arabinofuranosidase, translating to MIRLSVPKKLTMVVLCFVIGTGIPAQDSPEMTATVQISETGEPIHPYVYGMFTELLGNIFEHGLWAEMLSDRKFFYPVDTTTTLTPVNTRRNQNRWRPIGGPTIVEMDSTNSYVGEHTPMLPLSETQPRGIQQSGLTLAKDMGYTGRIVLAGDPSATVNVSLVWGLNPEERETVTIRSVTDDYLKYPLSFTAGTDTENGILEVTATGTGKLYVGAVSLMRADNIQGFRSDIVELLRELDSGIYRWPGGNMLAGYNWRDGVGDIDKRPPRYDYAWNAVESNDVGTEEFLVLCDLLGIDPYLVVNIGFGDEQTAADWVEYVNGSPESPMGRLRAMNGHPEPYEVKWWGIGNEMYGEWQLGHMSIEHYILKHNLFAEAMLDVDPSIKLIGCGANPFETSTTARHHRKPLPDSLPYEFGSRQDWSGKLLDGASHNMDFLAEHLYPVTDQAFDADSQKFVPVNDPVVDQVRRVPNRVKAIAESWEHYVEAMPQLKESSITFAVDEWTGGGWGSGFVRTLCAAEGLHEMFRHSDIITMGGYTAVTSNVRWTPTDATYTSIGLLFKLYRHHFGTIPVQITGNSPQHHVKGTIGVDLPAETSGSDTYPLDVVAALTENGDTVTVAITNPTESVQEISLEFDGSRLRNNTKQYQIAVPELQTRNVPGEEPAIMIEETDIGRMPGTIEVAPWSITLYEIGLR from the coding sequence ATGATCCGTTTATCCGTCCCGAAAAAATTGACTATGGTCGTCTTGTGTTTCGTAATCGGCACAGGGATACCGGCACAGGACTCACCGGAAATGACGGCAACTGTCCAGATTTCCGAAACCGGGGAGCCAATCCATCCGTACGTCTACGGTATGTTTACTGAACTACTGGGCAATATCTTCGAACACGGCCTCTGGGCGGAGATGCTGAGCGATCGAAAGTTCTTTTATCCGGTGGATACGACGACAACACTTACCCCGGTGAATACCCGGCGCAACCAGAATCGATGGCGTCCGATTGGCGGGCCAACCATTGTAGAGATGGACAGCACGAATTCCTATGTCGGCGAACATACGCCGATGCTACCGCTCTCCGAAACTCAACCCCGCGGCATACAGCAATCAGGATTAACCCTTGCCAAAGATATGGGATATACCGGCCGGATTGTCCTCGCCGGTGATCCGTCTGCCACGGTGAATGTAAGCCTGGTCTGGGGGCTTAATCCGGAAGAACGGGAAACCGTGACAATTCGTTCGGTGACCGATGACTATTTGAAATATCCGCTCTCATTCACAGCAGGGACTGATACGGAAAACGGCATTCTTGAAGTAACTGCAACTGGAACCGGGAAGTTGTACGTCGGCGCCGTTTCGCTCATGCGGGCGGATAATATCCAGGGCTTTCGATCCGACATCGTCGAACTATTGCGGGAACTCGACTCCGGGATTTACCGCTGGCCCGGCGGGAACATGCTGGCGGGATACAACTGGCGCGACGGCGTCGGCGATATCGATAAGCGCCCGCCACGATACGATTATGCCTGGAATGCGGTTGAGTCCAACGATGTGGGAACTGAGGAGTTCTTGGTGCTCTGTGATCTGCTGGGTATAGATCCGTATCTCGTAGTCAACATTGGATTCGGCGATGAACAGACCGCGGCTGACTGGGTGGAATACGTAAACGGATCTCCGGAATCGCCGATGGGACGCCTCCGCGCGATGAACGGTCATCCGGAGCCGTATGAAGTGAAATGGTGGGGGATCGGTAATGAAATGTACGGAGAGTGGCAATTAGGCCATATGTCCATCGAGCACTACATCCTGAAACACAATTTGTTTGCCGAGGCCATGCTGGATGTTGATCCATCCATCAAACTGATTGGCTGCGGGGCGAATCCGTTCGAGACAAGCACCACTGCCAGACATCACAGAAAGCCCCTGCCGGACAGCCTGCCGTATGAGTTTGGATCGCGGCAGGACTGGTCCGGGAAACTCCTGGATGGCGCATCGCACAACATGGATTTTCTGGCGGAGCACCTCTATCCTGTAACGGACCAGGCATTCGATGCAGACTCACAGAAATTCGTCCCCGTGAATGATCCCGTGGTTGATCAGGTGCGCCGGGTGCCGAACCGGGTGAAGGCGATAGCGGAATCCTGGGAGCATTACGTGGAGGCGATGCCGCAGCTAAAGGAGAGCAGCATCACCTTTGCCGTGGATGAATGGACCGGCGGCGGCTGGGGCAGCGGCTTCGTCAGAACGTTATGTGCTGCAGAAGGATTACACGAAATGTTTCGGCATTCTGATATCATCACCATGGGAGGGTACACCGCCGTAACGTCTAACGTCCGCTGGACGCCCACCGATGCCACCTATACTTCAATCGGACTATTATTCAAACTCTATCGTCACCATTTCGGGACGATACCGGTGCAAATCACCGGAAATTCTCCTCAACATCACGTGAAAGGCACCATTGGCGTCGATCTTCCGGCGGAAACGTCCGGAAGCGATACCTACCCGCTGGATGTGGTCGCAGCGCTCACAGAAAATGGCGACACAGTGACGGTTGCCATAACAAATCCAACAGAATCCGTGCAGGAAATATCCCTGGAATTTGATGGCAGCAGATTACGCAATAATACAAAGCAATACCAAATCGCTGTGCCGGAATTGCAGACACGAAATGTTCCCGGTGAAGAACCGGCCATCATGATCGAGGAGACGGACATCGGTCGTATGCCGGGTACCATCGAGGTTGCGCCATGGAGCATTACGTTGTACGAAATTGGATTACGATAG
- a CDS encoding glycoside hydrolase family 3 C-terminal domain-containing protein: MNFEFRFSSVCLLVTIILISPDLWSADRDTYYDYWDQSQIHETWIDMNGNGTMEPYENPELSTEKRITDLVSRMTLEEKTEQLQNSAPENHRLGIPDYQWWLEGLHGVTGGDWSMPGVGTVFPQTMGIAASFNTDLASDVYAAVSTEARAKYHHEGSPGLNFYSPGVMGVMRDARWQRTEESFGEDPYLISKIGVATFRAFQGEDEDVKYRKAEATAKHFVANRGPFGRDHPYTDKKGPISERLLREISLLPYEAAIQEGNVGEIMASYSRRPTGLSPAMVPASFSKPLLTGVLREELVFTGHITSDCGAIAESMGLFNSPEMTNTRPGAAAAAVIAGIDVNCGSMLGSGLLIEAVELGLIEESVIDATVSRLFRSRYNLGLFDPTQMNPYTEISADTIGSETHTRIALRAARESMVLLKNEGDLLPLSEDVSSIAVIGPSADVAEFGGYSGRAPYQISPLEGIRKFAGDKVEVNADAAGMLHGVSQAREAASGSEVAIVVVGPPEEGENATRPNLAVPESHLKILRAVHETGAPTIAVLINGSPFASDWLKENVPAILEAWYPGMEGGTAIAEVLFGEYNPGGKLPITFSRPGKEPLYYNHKGEITYDESTYLWPFGYGLSYTDFAYSNLQVTPAESRHGDVTVSVTVENTGDRSGDAVVQMYLRDVEASVDRPVKELKGFDRISLAPGESQQVKFQITPKMLSLYDRALNRVVESGEFEVMIGKSSQDIVLEKTFTVRQDSVITRGPSLEYADLQLSKEEILANEPLFVEATLQNTGEMTGWDETVVMLDGEDYASAMFGIGPNQDEKVSLQIQLYEPGEHKISLGGLPAKTVTVSVREPVFRFDSLNVTSDVRFGEPVDASATIWNMGSREGDLTANLFVDGMLAESKTLSVTPGSGGGKSTVSFRHQFEEPGTHQIGIGNLAPQPLLVWTQLSELAGYKPVKPAFLNSSGKFGNSISVGSDEYIQLVDKIAEITDGEKSSFFPEDGEFTIAFWFKPDREQWGPATLFDATQNPIYFYISGTDSTIGLHFEPADDSDMEMETRYRFQPGQWYHLAAAGRFSTIEPQRLYINGKQIAERQAKVVNHGVTGQPILGASRENYGSPNTGFAGSFDELRMYRRALSAEEIQRIFEENAGDVEGQVLHVSFDE, from the coding sequence ATGAATTTCGAATTCCGCTTTTCTTCCGTCTGTCTGCTGGTAACGATTATACTGATTTCACCTGATCTGTGGAGTGCCGATCGCGACACCTATTACGATTACTGGGATCAATCTCAAATCCATGAGACGTGGATCGATATGAACGGCAACGGGACCATGGAACCGTACGAAAATCCGGAATTATCTACGGAAAAGCGAATAACCGATCTGGTATCGCGTATGACGCTGGAGGAAAAAACGGAGCAGCTGCAGAACTCAGCACCGGAAAACCACAGGTTGGGTATCCCGGATTACCAATGGTGGCTGGAGGGACTCCACGGCGTCACCGGCGGGGACTGGAGTATGCCGGGCGTCGGCACGGTGTTTCCCCAGACCATGGGAATAGCAGCTTCATTCAATACTGACCTGGCCAGCGATGTTTATGCCGCTGTCAGCACCGAGGCGCGGGCAAAGTACCATCATGAAGGCAGCCCGGGGCTTAATTTTTATTCGCCGGGAGTGATGGGCGTCATGCGTGATGCCCGCTGGCAGCGGACGGAGGAATCGTTCGGCGAAGATCCGTATCTCATCTCGAAAATCGGGGTGGCTACCTTTCGGGCGTTCCAGGGAGAAGACGAGGATGTCAAATACCGCAAGGCAGAAGCCACGGCCAAGCACTTTGTAGCGAACCGCGGCCCGTTCGGACGGGATCATCCATATACGGATAAGAAGGGGCCCATCTCCGAGCGTCTGCTCCGGGAAATTAGTTTGCTTCCATACGAGGCGGCTATCCAGGAAGGAAACGTTGGCGAGATTATGGCCTCGTACAGCCGGCGTCCCACCGGACTGTCACCAGCAATGGTACCGGCCAGCTTCAGCAAGCCGCTACTGACCGGTGTCCTCCGGGAAGAGCTGGTATTTACAGGACACATTACATCGGATTGCGGTGCAATCGCGGAATCGATGGGACTGTTTAATTCGCCAGAGATGACAAACACGCGTCCCGGTGCCGCCGCAGCCGCGGTCATCGCCGGGATAGACGTGAACTGCGGAAGTATGCTGGGCTCCGGCTTGCTTATCGAAGCCGTGGAACTCGGCTTAATCGAGGAGTCCGTTATCGACGCGACAGTCAGCAGGCTTTTCAGGTCGCGTTATAATCTGGGTCTGTTCGACCCGACGCAGATGAATCCGTATACCGAGATCTCTGCCGATACTATCGGTTCCGAAACGCATACCAGGATTGCACTCCGGGCAGCCAGGGAATCTATGGTATTACTTAAAAATGAAGGTGATTTGCTCCCGTTGAGCGAAGATGTTTCATCAATAGCGGTAATCGGGCCGTCGGCGGATGTGGCAGAGTTCGGCGGATACAGTGGCAGAGCGCCGTATCAGATATCTCCGCTGGAAGGAATACGCAAATTCGCTGGTGATAAAGTTGAAGTAAACGCCGATGCTGCCGGGATGTTACACGGCGTAAGCCAAGCCAGGGAGGCCGCAAGTGGGAGTGAGGTCGCTATCGTTGTTGTCGGTCCGCCGGAAGAAGGAGAGAACGCCACCCGCCCGAATCTTGCTGTCCCCGAATCGCACCTGAAAATATTGCGGGCCGTCCATGAAACGGGCGCTCCCACGATAGCCGTACTGATTAACGGAAGCCCGTTTGCCAGCGACTGGCTGAAGGAGAACGTGCCGGCTATCCTGGAAGCGTGGTATCCCGGCATGGAGGGCGGCACCGCTATCGCCGAAGTCCTGTTTGGTGAGTATAATCCAGGTGGGAAACTACCCATCACCTTTTCCCGTCCGGGGAAGGAACCGCTGTATTATAATCACAAAGGCGAAATCACCTATGACGAATCCACCTATCTCTGGCCGTTCGGATACGGGCTGAGTTACACTGATTTTGCATACAGCAACCTGCAGGTAACTCCCGCAGAGTCCCGTCACGGAGACGTGACGGTGAGTGTGACGGTCGAGAATACCGGCGACCGCTCCGGAGATGCCGTAGTCCAGATGTATCTCAGGGATGTGGAAGCCAGTGTCGACCGACCGGTGAAGGAGTTGAAGGGATTCGACCGCATTTCGTTGGCACCGGGCGAGAGCCAGCAAGTGAAGTTCCAAATTACTCCAAAGATGCTCAGCCTCTACGATCGGGCTCTGAACAGGGTTGTGGAATCGGGTGAATTTGAGGTAATGATCGGAAAATCGTCACAGGATATCGTCCTTGAGAAAACTTTTACCGTCCGGCAAGATTCGGTGATTACGCGAGGCCCGTCACTCGAATATGCGGATCTGCAACTTTCCAAAGAGGAAATTCTGGCTAACGAGCCGCTGTTCGTGGAGGCAACCCTTCAAAACACCGGAGAAATGACCGGATGGGATGAGACCGTTGTGATGCTCGATGGGGAAGATTACGCCTCTGCGATGTTTGGTATCGGTCCGAATCAGGATGAGAAGGTGAGTCTGCAAATACAGCTCTATGAACCGGGAGAGCACAAGATCTCGCTGGGGGGATTACCGGCAAAAACGGTGACGGTCTCTGTGCGGGAACCGGTATTCCGTTTCGACAGCCTGAATGTCACCTCTGATGTGCGATTTGGCGAACCGGTCGATGCGAGCGCGACGATATGGAACATGGGCAGCCGTGAGGGAGATCTCACTGCCAACCTATTTGTCGATGGGATGTTGGCGGAATCAAAAACTTTATCGGTGACACCTGGTTCCGGCGGTGGGAAGTCGACAGTTAGTTTTCGGCATCAGTTCGAGGAACCCGGAACGCATCAGATAGGTATCGGGAATCTCGCCCCGCAACCGCTGTTGGTATGGACGCAATTATCTGAACTCGCCGGTTACAAACCGGTAAAGCCGGCATTCCTGAATTCCAGTGGAAAATTCGGGAATTCCATCTCGGTTGGAAGTGATGAATATATTCAGCTGGTGGATAAAATTGCTGAGATCACCGACGGGGAAAAGTCCTCATTCTTTCCGGAAGATGGCGAATTTACCATCGCATTCTGGTTTAAACCTGACCGGGAACAGTGGGGGCCTGCCACCCTGTTTGACGCCACGCAAAATCCCATTTATTTCTATATTTCCGGAACAGACAGCACTATCGGTTTACACTTTGAGCCTGCTGACGACAGTGACATGGAGATGGAGACCCGGTATCGCTTTCAGCCGGGGCAGTGGTATCACCTTGCAGCGGCCGGTCGCTTCTCAACCATCGAACCGCAGCGTCTGTATATCAATGGGAAGCAGATTGCCGAGCGGCAGGCGAAGGTAGTAAATCACGGCGTAACCGGTCAGCCGATCCTGGGCGCTTCGCGCGAGAATTATGGCTCGCCCAATACCGGATTTGCAGGCAGTTTCGACGAATTGCGGATGTACCGGCGGGCATTGTCAGCAGAGGAAATCCAGCGGATTTTCGAGGAGAATGCGGGAGATGTTGAGGGCCAGGTATTACATGTTTCATTTGATGAGTAA
- a CDS encoding response regulator transcription factor — protein MTQPEPRQSVNILVADDHPLFRAGVVTELKKNPDFTIVAEASDGQQAFDLIVEHEPDVAVLDVKMPVLTGLEVARKLQEKDVTTEVILLTMLTEQKIFLKALGYGVQGYVLKDAAVQNISTAVKRVAGGCYYLSPEMTGVLVKKSPEPATTDTPDEIQSLTPAERTVLSHVAELESNQEIAETLFISVRTVENHKVNINRKLGLQGRNTLLKYAIAHRSYL, from the coding sequence ATGACTCAACCTGAACCCCGACAATCTGTAAATATCCTTGTTGCTGATGATCATCCACTGTTCCGTGCCGGTGTTGTAACCGAACTAAAGAAAAACCCGGATTTCACCATCGTTGCGGAAGCCTCTGACGGACAACAGGCGTTTGATTTAATCGTCGAGCACGAACCTGATGTTGCCGTGTTGGATGTGAAAATGCCGGTGCTGACCGGACTGGAAGTCGCCCGGAAATTGCAGGAAAAAGACGTCACAACGGAGGTAATCCTGCTAACCATGTTAACTGAACAAAAGATTTTTCTGAAAGCACTGGGATACGGAGTACAGGGATATGTGCTGAAAGATGCTGCCGTGCAAAATATTTCAACCGCAGTGAAGCGGGTTGCAGGGGGCTGCTATTATCTGAGCCCGGAAATGACCGGGGTGTTAGTGAAAAAATCCCCCGAACCTGCCACAACTGACACGCCTGATGAAATACAGTCGCTGACTCCGGCGGAACGCACTGTGCTGTCCCACGTGGCGGAATTGGAGTCAAACCAGGAAATTGCAGAAACATTATTTATCTCTGTCCGCACGGTGGAAAACCATAAGGTCAACATTAATCGGAAGTTGGGATTGCAGGGCAGAAACACCCTGCTGAAATATGCGATAGCGCATAGATCTTACCTGTAA